One window of the Rhizorhabdus dicambivorans genome contains the following:
- a CDS encoding type II secretion system protein N — MTPRQASRAADIFTGLVIASVAVALAGLTWRLVGARPAAAPPPAAGPATPPAPAADIAPALALAPFGRPDAGSAQPTALALVLRGVILADPRSASSALIAPAGGQPVAYAIGQAVPGGATIEEIALDRVLLRVNGRLERLDLPRVSAGGAPPAAAPPPASPVITGVPATGPSDGSGTQPMQAIAPPPAATAGAGPLDLLQKLGAAPAAGAYRIGAEPSPEARRAGLQPGDVIERINGLPATAVASDRQLIAQAMAGPAQVDVLRGGKRISFSFALR; from the coding sequence ATGACCCCGCGCCAGGCCTCCCGCGCCGCCGACATCTTCACCGGGCTGGTGATCGCCTCGGTCGCCGTCGCCCTTGCCGGGCTGACCTGGCGGCTGGTCGGAGCGCGCCCCGCCGCCGCCCCGCCCCCGGCAGCCGGCCCGGCGACGCCGCCGGCCCCCGCCGCCGACATCGCGCCCGCACTGGCGCTGGCCCCTTTCGGCCGGCCCGATGCCGGCTCGGCCCAGCCGACCGCCCTCGCCCTTGTCCTGCGCGGCGTGATCCTCGCCGATCCGCGATCGGCCTCCTCCGCACTGATCGCCCCGGCCGGCGGCCAGCCGGTTGCCTATGCGATCGGGCAGGCGGTGCCCGGCGGCGCCACGATCGAGGAGATCGCGCTCGATCGCGTGCTGCTGCGGGTCAACGGTCGGCTCGAACGGCTCGATCTGCCGCGCGTATCGGCAGGGGGGGCGCCGCCCGCAGCCGCGCCCCCCCCCGCCTCGCCCGTTATCACCGGCGTTCCCGCGACCGGCCCATCCGACGGATCGGGCACGCAGCCGATGCAGGCCATTGCCCCGCCGCCGGCCGCCACCGCCGGAGCCGGCCCGCTCGATCTGCTCCAGAAGCTCGGCGCGGCACCCGCCGCCGGTGCCTACCGGATCGGCGCCGAGCCTTCGCCGGAAGCGCGCCGGGCGGGGCTCCAGCCCGGCGACGTCATCGAGCGCATCAACGGCCTGCCCGCCACCGCCGTCGCCAGCGACCGCCAGCTCATCGCCCAGGCGATGGCCGGCCCGGCGCAGGTCGATGTGCTGCGCGGCGGCAAGCGCATCTCCTTCTCTTTCGCTCTCCGTTGA
- the gspI gene encoding type II secretion system minor pseudopilin GspI, which yields MIARAGQEGFSLIEALVALLVLAIAAAGLVRAAEAHVDSIRGLERRAAAQLVAQNRLAELALPGARAGPSVVEMLGQRWNVVVSESATDDPDLAKVQVAVSDVGGRAPLVTLDGFRDKGTTTR from the coding sequence ATGATCGCGCGGGCGGGGCAGGAGGGGTTCTCCCTGATCGAGGCGCTGGTGGCGCTGCTGGTGCTTGCCATCGCCGCCGCGGGGCTGGTGCGCGCGGCGGAAGCGCATGTCGATTCGATCCGTGGCCTCGAACGCCGCGCCGCCGCGCAGCTCGTCGCGCAGAACCGGCTGGCCGAGCTGGCGCTGCCCGGCGCGCGCGCCGGTCCCTCGGTCGTGGAGATGCTGGGCCAGCGCTGGAACGTCGTGGTTAGCGAAAGTGCCACCGACGATCCCGACCTCGCCAAGGTGCAGGTCGCCGTGTCGGACGTCGGCGGCAGGGCACCGCTCGTCACGCTCGACGGCTTCCGCGACAAGGGCACGACGACGCGATGA
- a CDS encoding GspH/FimT family pseudopilin, whose protein sequence is MESRGGESGMTLVEMLAVLAIIGVAAGATALGIGAATRAPSVESEARRLSSRLQSVADEAMVSDRPVAFTWDAKSYAFLDGDGAAWREGSDDGHARHRLPAGIRLDMGRRTPPLLLGVDGSGVPAAIGLKAGDDRWLVVYDGLSATPVAAPAA, encoded by the coding sequence ATGGAATCGCGTGGGGGCGAATCGGGCATGACCCTGGTCGAGATGCTGGCGGTGCTCGCCATCATCGGCGTCGCCGCCGGCGCGACCGCGCTCGGCATCGGTGCCGCCACCCGCGCGCCCAGCGTCGAATCGGAGGCGCGGCGCCTCTCGTCCCGGCTCCAGTCGGTGGCCGACGAGGCGATGGTGTCGGATCGCCCGGTCGCCTTCACCTGGGATGCGAAGAGCTATGCCTTCCTCGACGGCGACGGCGCGGCGTGGCGCGAGGGCAGCGATGACGGCCATGCCCGCCACCGCCTGCCCGCCGGCATCCGCCTCGACATGGGCCGCCGCACCCCGCCGCTGCTGCTCGGCGTCGACGGCAGCGGGGTCCCCGCCGCGATCGGGCTGAAGGCCGGGGATGATCGCTGGCTTGTGGTCTATGACGGGCTGTCCGCCACCCCCGTCGCGGCGCCCGCCGCATGA
- the gspG gene encoding type II secretion system major pseudopilin GspG, with protein MIIVSQHFHDEPEHRGQRAISDREAGLTLIEMLVVLVIIGVIAGMIVMNVANRPDEARVTTAKTDMRTISAALKMYRLDNGDYPTTEQGLAALSAKPTTAPEPRNWSPEGYLERAPVDPWQRPYVYRYPGAGGGFDLMSLGKDGKPGGEGLDADLDAKAP; from the coding sequence ATGATCATAGTTTCGCAACACTTTCATGACGAGCCCGAACATCGCGGGCAGCGCGCGATTTCGGATCGCGAGGCCGGCCTCACCCTGATCGAGATGCTGGTGGTGCTGGTCATCATCGGCGTGATCGCCGGGATGATCGTGATGAACGTCGCCAACCGGCCCGATGAGGCACGGGTGACGACCGCCAAGACCGACATGCGCACCATCTCCGCCGCGCTGAAGATGTACCGGCTCGACAATGGCGATTATCCGACGACAGAGCAGGGCCTGGCCGCGCTGTCCGCCAAGCCGACAACCGCGCCCGAGCCGCGCAACTGGTCGCCCGAGGGCTATCTGGAACGGGCGCCGGTCGATCCGTGGCAGCGGCCCTATGTCTATCGTTACCCCGGCGCGGGCGGCGGCTTCGACCTGATGAGTCTCGGCAAGGACGGCAAGCCCGGTGGCGAGGGACTCGACGCCGATCTGGATGCTAAAGCGCCCTGA
- the gspL gene encoding type II secretion system protein GspL, with protein MKLMLQSPSIAPAFARIKNALADRAAGGVWMLDGGVPHAIAASAARDLLLVPAEQVLVLGAALPLPSRAKRIAALPFAIEDRIAARADQVHLALGAQGPGGEWLAGVVDPALMAGWVAEAEAAGLGDATIMPDALALPLPEPGCWSVHRIGARILARLPDGTGFAAMEPLFLSIWAAAGRPECDEAGFGDAAIPIALDLRQGIFARPRQGLSRTARRVALVAAGGLLAHGAIATADTFALRSIAAKRGAELTAQLNASAPGRFTGSDPHEAAAVAAEILPAGGTAPPGALLPLLTRASAALAPFGGAVTVRAMRFDEAGRSLRFDCDSADPGAARGIVDALRQAGLNGRFEGDSLIVTGGAA; from the coding sequence ATGAAACTCATGTTACAGTCGCCTAGCATAGCGCCCGCTTTCGCGCGGATAAAAAATGCGCTCGCCGACCGCGCGGCCGGGGGCGTGTGGATGCTGGACGGTGGCGTGCCGCACGCCATTGCGGCCAGTGCCGCCCGCGATCTGCTGCTGGTTCCCGCCGAACAGGTGTTGGTGCTGGGGGCGGCACTTCCCCTGCCGTCGCGGGCCAAGCGGATCGCCGCGCTGCCCTTCGCGATCGAAGACCGGATCGCGGCCCGTGCCGATCAGGTCCATCTCGCGCTGGGCGCGCAGGGGCCGGGCGGAGAATGGCTGGCCGGGGTGGTCGATCCCGCGCTGATGGCGGGCTGGGTCGCGGAGGCCGAGGCCGCCGGGCTCGGCGACGCCACGATCATGCCGGATGCGCTGGCGCTGCCGCTGCCCGAGCCGGGGTGCTGGAGCGTCCACCGGATCGGCGCGCGCATATTGGCGCGGCTGCCAGACGGCACCGGCTTCGCGGCGATGGAGCCGCTGTTCCTGTCGATCTGGGCCGCAGCGGGCAGGCCCGAATGCGACGAGGCAGGCTTCGGCGATGCGGCCATTCCGATCGCGCTGGACCTGCGACAGGGCATCTTCGCCCGCCCGCGCCAGGGGCTATCGCGCACCGCGCGGCGGGTGGCGCTGGTCGCGGCTGGTGGATTGCTGGCCCATGGCGCGATCGCCACCGCCGACACCTTCGCCCTGCGCTCGATCGCGGCCAAGCGCGGCGCCGAGCTGACCGCCCAGCTCAACGCTTCGGCGCCCGGCCGCTTCACCGGCAGCGATCCGCATGAGGCCGCCGCCGTCGCCGCCGAGATATTGCCGGCAGGCGGCACCGCGCCGCCCGGCGCGCTGCTGCCGCTGCTGACCCGTGCGTCCGCCGCGCTGGCGCCGTTCGGCGGCGCGGTGACGGTGCGGGCGATGCGGTTCGACGAGGCGGGGCGGAGCCTGCGCTTCGATTGCGATTCGGCCGATCCGGGTGCGGCACGCGGCATCGTCGACGCGCTCCGCCAGGCGGGGCTGAACGGGCGATTCGAAGGCGACAGCCTGATCGTGACGGGAGGGGCCGCATGA
- a CDS encoding type II secretion system protein M has translation MTLDFATLFPTAEPARQKLVGWWQARSRREQILLAVMGALIALWLLISLIVLPIQRARAEALADIRTYEALTARLRSAGTIGSQPVTVQGGPPAQILSTTAATFGIVPVVNGDGSDLSVTVADAPYDSLLRWIAAVEQGSRLRVTALRIERRPTSGFVSASLVVRP, from the coding sequence ATGACCCTCGACTTCGCCACCCTCTTCCCCACCGCCGAGCCGGCGCGGCAGAAGCTGGTCGGCTGGTGGCAGGCGCGCAGCCGGCGCGAGCAGATTCTCCTCGCGGTGATGGGTGCGCTGATCGCGCTGTGGCTGCTGATCAGCCTGATCGTCCTGCCGATCCAGCGCGCCCGTGCCGAGGCGCTCGCCGATATCCGCACCTATGAAGCGCTGACCGCGCGGCTGCGCAGCGCCGGGACGATCGGATCGCAGCCCGTGACGGTGCAGGGCGGCCCGCCGGCGCAGATATTGTCGACCACCGCCGCCACCTTCGGGATCGTTCCGGTGGTCAATGGCGATGGCTCCGACCTGAGCGTGACTGTCGCCGACGCGCCCTATGATTCGCTGCTGCGCTGGATCGCGGCGGTCGAGCAGGGCAGCCGGCTGCGCGTCACCGCCCTGCGGATCGAGCGCCGGCCGACCAGCGGCTTCGTCTCGGCATCGCTGGTGGTGCGGCCATGA
- the gspE gene encoding type II secretion system ATPase GspE, whose product MTALPYSFARRHGVLVQDGERCLHRAGADPHALLEMQRRFGPLLAFESVADEAFDGAIAAQYRDSAAGGMDLSETDDLATLADSAAAVDDLLDSRDDSPVIKLINALLLQAVKDGASDIHVETQEKRLIVRFRVDGVLRDIVEPKRALAPLLVSRIKVMARLDIAEKRIPQDGRVTLRVGGYDIDVRVSTIPTQHGERVVMRLLDRGSSGLDLAALGMSEQDRETFGKLLDRPHGILLVTGPTGSGKTTTLYTALTHLNDRKRNIMTVEDPIEYELAGIGQTQVNAKTGMTFARGLRAILRQDPDVIMVGEIRDQETAEVAVRSSMTGHFVLSTLHTNSAIGSVTRLIDMGVERYLLAPMVVGLIAQRLVRRLCEHCRWQDRSTEADSILLGKALKPGKKVWRAQGCEHCHGEGYSGRLGLYEVVAADDELRRLIHDGASEAQLTAAARKLGPSLLEDGVAKLKAGLTTVEEVARVVQDEG is encoded by the coding sequence ATGACCGCGCTTCCCTACAGCTTCGCGCGCCGCCATGGCGTGCTGGTCCAGGACGGCGAGCGCTGCCTCCACCGCGCGGGGGCGGACCCGCATGCGCTGCTGGAGATGCAGCGCCGTTTCGGCCCGCTGCTCGCCTTCGAGAGCGTGGCGGACGAGGCGTTCGACGGCGCCATCGCCGCGCAATATCGCGACAGTGCGGCGGGCGGCATGGACCTGAGCGAGACCGACGATCTCGCCACCTTGGCCGACAGCGCGGCGGCGGTCGACGATCTGCTCGACAGCCGGGACGACAGCCCGGTGATCAAGCTGATCAACGCGCTGCTGCTGCAGGCGGTGAAGGACGGCGCCTCCGACATCCACGTCGAGACGCAGGAGAAAAGGCTGATCGTCCGCTTCCGGGTCGATGGCGTGCTGCGCGACATCGTCGAGCCGAAGCGCGCGCTGGCGCCGCTGCTGGTCAGCCGCATCAAGGTGATGGCGCGGCTCGACATCGCCGAAAAGCGGATACCGCAGGACGGGCGCGTGACGCTCCGGGTCGGCGGCTACGACATCGACGTCCGCGTCTCGACCATACCGACCCAGCATGGCGAGCGGGTGGTGATGCGCCTGCTCGATCGCGGTTCGTCGGGGCTCGATCTGGCCGCGCTCGGCATGTCCGAGCAGGACCGGGAGACCTTCGGCAAGCTGCTCGACAGGCCGCACGGGATTCTGCTCGTCACCGGTCCGACCGGATCGGGCAAGACGACCACCCTCTACACCGCGCTGACCCACCTGAACGACCGCAAGCGCAACATCATGACGGTCGAGGACCCGATCGAATATGAGCTGGCGGGGATCGGCCAGACCCAGGTCAACGCCAAGACCGGCATGACCTTTGCGCGCGGCCTGCGCGCGATCCTGCGCCAGGATCCCGACGTGATCATGGTCGGCGAGATCCGCGACCAGGAGACCGCCGAGGTTGCGGTGCGATCGTCGATGACGGGGCATTTCGTGCTGTCGACCTTGCACACCAACAGCGCGATCGGATCGGTCACCCGGCTGATCGACATGGGGGTGGAGCGCTATCTGCTGGCGCCGATGGTGGTCGGCCTGATCGCCCAGCGGCTGGTGCGCCGGCTGTGCGAACATTGCCGCTGGCAGGACCGTTCGACCGAGGCCGATTCGATCCTGCTCGGCAAGGCGCTGAAGCCCGGCAAGAAGGTCTGGCGGGCGCAGGGCTGCGAGCATTGCCATGGCGAGGGCTATTCGGGACGGCTCGGGCTTTATGAGGTGGTGGCGGCCGATGACGAGCTGCGCCGCCTGATCCACGACGGCGCTTCCGAGGCGCAGCTCACCGCCGCCGCGCGCAAGCTGGGGCCGAGCCTGCTGGAGGACGGCGTCGCCAAGCTCAAGGCCGGGCTGACGACGGTTGAAGAGGTGGCGCGGGTCGTGCAGGACGAAGGCTGA
- a CDS encoding type II secretion system F family protein produces the protein MPAFAYRAVDARGSSKAGVIEASSPAAARQLLRDRELLPTSVEAATAGGAAPGLVARFRKRIGARALSTVTRQIATLVTSEVNVEHALKLVADQAESATLRSLLLDVRGAILDGYSFAAALKLHPGTFPEFYTASVAAGEQAGRLPQVLEHLADFVENRQRNQQKIQLALLYPALLALVSFGMMALLMVYVVPDIVRVFISRGAELPFLTRALIAISTGLQSYGLAMMIALLAAILLFGRWLRVPANRLRFDRGFARTWPFARFSRQYNAARFAASLATLVQSSVPLVEALNAAAAVTPNVHFREAALGVAARVREGASLQAAMGESGIFPSMLVAIVASGENGGQLGPALARAAAELERELEAMAAMLVALVEPLVLLLMGGLVLLMVLAILLPIINLNNIVGM, from the coding sequence ATGCCGGCTTTTGCGTATCGCGCCGTCGATGCGCGCGGTTCCTCCAAGGCGGGGGTGATCGAGGCATCGAGCCCCGCCGCAGCGCGCCAGCTGCTGCGCGACCGCGAGCTGTTGCCGACCTCGGTGGAGGCGGCAACCGCCGGGGGCGCCGCGCCGGGACTGGTGGCGCGGTTCCGCAAGCGGATCGGGGCGCGGGCGCTGTCGACGGTGACGCGGCAGATCGCGACGCTCGTGACCAGCGAGGTCAATGTCGAACATGCGCTGAAGCTGGTCGCCGACCAGGCCGAGAGCGCTACGCTGCGCTCGCTCCTGCTCGATGTGCGCGGGGCGATCCTCGACGGCTACAGCTTTGCCGCCGCGCTGAAGCTCCATCCGGGGACCTTCCCGGAGTTCTACACCGCCTCGGTCGCGGCGGGCGAACAGGCGGGGCGGCTGCCCCAGGTGCTCGAGCATCTCGCCGACTTCGTCGAGAACCGGCAGCGCAACCAGCAGAAAATCCAGCTCGCCCTGCTCTATCCGGCGCTGCTGGCGCTGGTTTCCTTCGGGATGATGGCGCTGCTGATGGTCTATGTCGTGCCCGACATCGTCCGGGTGTTCATCTCGCGCGGGGCCGAGCTGCCCTTCCTCACCCGCGCGCTGATCGCGATCTCCACCGGGCTGCAGAGCTACGGATTGGCGATGATGATTGCGCTTCTGGCGGCCATCCTGCTGTTCGGGCGCTGGCTGCGGGTGCCGGCCAACCGGCTGCGCTTCGATCGCGGTTTCGCGCGGACATGGCCGTTCGCTCGGTTCAGCCGCCAATATAATGCGGCGCGCTTCGCGGCGAGCCTGGCGACGCTGGTGCAAAGCTCGGTGCCGCTGGTCGAGGCGCTCAATGCGGCGGCGGCCGTCACCCCCAACGTCCATTTCCGCGAGGCGGCGCTGGGCGTCGCCGCGCGGGTGCGTGAGGGTGCCAGCCTGCAGGCGGCGATGGGCGAATCGGGCATCTTCCCGTCGATGCTGGTGGCGATCGTCGCGAGCGGCGAGAATGGCGGCCAGCTCGGTCCGGCCCTTGCCCGCGCCGCCGCCGAGCTGGAACGCGAGCTGGAGGCGATGGCGGCCATGCTGGTCGCACTGGTGGAGCCGCTCGTGCTGCTGCTGATGGGCGGGCTGGTGCTGCTGATGGTGCTGGCGATCCTGCTGCCGATCATCAACCTCAACAATATCGTGGGGATGTGA
- a CDS encoding type II secretion system protein N, translating to MAADPERDAYLDSSDAPERRRFNRRTLIFTGMGVAIYLLSLLATIPAQLVSPLPDATGTIWHGSAPLDAANRIEWRWAPLRSIARFGFAADVTAEGPETSLAGRALLRPGRVLLDNVSGTANGALLGALIRPSFACTLRMQIDLERLSIGGDDQGAEGRLRSDPGSCQAFGGQPPVGVPAMALDIRQTPGLAVINLAALGQPRTPFVVGGLDKDGKLQLIVTAEGAAALPFASTPGGMKIETEL from the coding sequence ATGGCAGCAGACCCAGAACGCGACGCCTATCTCGATTCATCGGATGCTCCCGAACGCCGCCGCTTCAACCGCCGCACGCTGATCTTCACCGGCATGGGCGTAGCCATATATCTGCTGAGCCTGCTGGCGACGATTCCCGCGCAGCTGGTTTCGCCCCTTCCAGACGCGACCGGCACGATCTGGCACGGATCGGCGCCGCTCGATGCCGCGAACCGGATCGAATGGCGCTGGGCCCCTCTGCGCAGCATCGCGCGCTTCGGCTTCGCGGCGGACGTGACCGCCGAAGGGCCCGAAACCTCGCTCGCCGGCCGGGCATTGCTGCGGCCGGGCCGGGTGCTGCTCGACAATGTCAGCGGCACCGCCAACGGGGCGCTGCTCGGCGCGCTGATCAGGCCCAGCTTCGCCTGCACCCTGCGGATGCAGATCGATCTCGAGCGGCTGTCGATCGGCGGCGACGACCAGGGCGCGGAGGGCAGGCTGCGCAGCGATCCGGGCAGCTGCCAGGCGTTCGGCGGGCAGCCGCCGGTCGGCGTGCCCGCTATGGCGCTCGACATCCGTCAGACGCCGGGCCTCGCGGTCATCAACCTTGCCGCGCTCGGCCAGCCGCGCACCCCCTTCGTGGTCGGCGGGCTGGACAAGGACGGCAAACTCCAGCTGATCGTCACCGCCGAGGGCGCAGCGGCCCTGCCCTTCGCCTCCACCCCGGGCGGGATGAAGATCGAGACCGAGCTCTGA
- a CDS encoding ABC transporter substrate-binding protein, with the protein MSGASATVGLSMQRAAMLALTPGAKAEDTILLDTGGTAAGAGAAVTQALKGAARIIVGPLFAEESRAAARAAGAVPVLSFSNDEALAGNGAFLLGITAGQSVTAILRYARGRGVKRVAVLGGSSRWAAQGVAAAERLRGAAGLDVIVLPAGTVAASLPALLRGVQPDALLVAEGGDALRAVARATAGSGLQLLGTQQALDLPPQDMAGAWLSGPNPDALSDFAGRYQGGTISAPGLIAALAYDAMTIVEMLRAGGVVDRNALLARPFPIVTGPIRFAADGSAQRELAVLVAGQDGYMLAGKSGSL; encoded by the coding sequence ATGTCTGGCGCTTCGGCCACGGTCGGCCTTAGCATGCAGCGCGCGGCGATGCTCGCGCTAACGCCGGGTGCCAAGGCCGAGGATACCATCCTGCTCGATACCGGCGGCACGGCGGCGGGGGCCGGCGCGGCGGTCACCCAGGCGCTGAAGGGCGCCGCCCGGATCATCGTCGGCCCGCTGTTCGCCGAGGAGAGCCGCGCGGCGGCGCGGGCCGCAGGCGCGGTGCCGGTGCTGAGCTTCAGCAATGACGAGGCGCTGGCCGGGAACGGCGCCTTTCTGCTCGGCATCACCGCCGGGCAGAGCGTCACCGCGATCCTCCGCTATGCGCGCGGGCGTGGGGTGAAGCGGGTGGCGGTGCTCGGTGGCTCGTCGCGCTGGGCGGCGCAGGGCGTGGCGGCGGCGGAGCGGCTGCGCGGCGCGGCCGGGCTCGACGTGATCGTCCTGCCGGCGGGCACGGTGGCGGCGAGCCTGCCGGCTTTGCTGCGCGGCGTGCAGCCCGATGCGCTGCTCGTCGCCGAGGGCGGCGATGCGCTGCGCGCCGTGGCGCGGGCGACGGCGGGCAGCGGCCTCCAGCTGCTCGGCACGCAACAGGCGCTCGACCTTCCGCCGCAGGACATGGCGGGTGCATGGCTGTCGGGGCCGAACCCCGACGCGCTGTCCGACTTCGCAGGCCGCTATCAGGGCGGCACGATCAGCGCGCCCGGCCTGATCGCCGCGTTGGCCTATGATGCGATGACGATCGTCGAAATGCTGCGGGCGGGGGGTGTGGTCGATCGCAACGCGCTGCTCGCCCGGCCCTTCCCGATCGTCACCGGCCCGATCCGCTTCGCCGCCGACGGCAGCGCCCAGCGCGAGCTGGCGGTGCTGGTCGCCGGGCAGGACGGCTATATGCTGGCGGGCAAGAGCGGGTCGTTGTGA
- a CDS encoding type II secretion system protein GspJ: MTLEAEEAGFTLIELIISLALFGLIAMAGLALVDGLLGIQRRTDGRLERLADVQRAMYVVDNDLSQVGGGELQGDGAGLSFSRPLAAEGGVPVRVGYQLGAGTLLRSISGPGLPQGAQRVLQGVGSVRWSYYRPGLGWIDRWPPAPELAQQWPAAVAADIVLAPGGTVTGSLRRVVPLPAHP, encoded by the coding sequence GTGACGCTGGAGGCGGAGGAAGCCGGCTTCACCCTGATCGAGCTGATCATCTCGCTTGCCCTGTTCGGGCTGATCGCGATGGCGGGGCTCGCGCTGGTCGACGGGCTGCTGGGCATCCAGCGCCGCACCGACGGCCGGCTGGAGCGCCTCGCCGATGTGCAGCGCGCGATGTATGTCGTCGACAATGATCTGTCGCAGGTCGGCGGCGGCGAGCTTCAGGGCGACGGTGCCGGGCTGAGCTTCAGCCGCCCGCTCGCCGCCGAGGGCGGCGTGCCGGTGCGGGTCGGCTACCAGCTCGGCGCCGGGACATTGCTGCGCAGCATCAGCGGGCCCGGACTGCCGCAAGGGGCGCAGCGCGTGCTGCAGGGCGTGGGATCGGTCCGCTGGAGCTATTACCGGCCCGGCCTGGGCTGGATCGACCGCTGGCCCCCCGCCCCGGAACTGGCGCAGCAATGGCCCGCCGCCGTCGCCGCCGACATCGTGCTGGCTCCGGGCGGGACGGTAACGGGATCGCTGCGGCGGGTCGTGCCGCTGCCGGCGCATCCATGA
- a CDS encoding type II secretion system minor pseudopilin, protein MSEGGRDDEGMILVNVLLFVAIASGVLLLMITSEDSALERASRMREAARAMAIARGGEVSAVVALRRDAVVAPDSDSRAEPWGALSESGAPIEGGSFDLAIADAQDRFNINALMQPDPVAAGILGRIAGAVGMSEEQAAKATAAIRAAGPVSDLRPLGALGLPPGQLARLSGLVTALPYDSRINLNAASEDMLAVLTGDAMAARRIVATRERQGFVTAADLATLNVSMPQGAGLTSNLFWVRSRVRIGDTSQQLTSLIARKDTPDGGGKQAVVVGRWVGASAPVQAPRLP, encoded by the coding sequence ATGAGCGAGGGAGGGCGAGACGACGAGGGGATGATCCTCGTCAATGTCCTGCTGTTCGTGGCGATCGCGAGCGGCGTCCTGCTGCTGATGATCACATCGGAGGATTCGGCGCTCGAACGCGCGTCGCGGATGCGCGAGGCGGCGCGCGCCATGGCGATCGCGCGGGGCGGCGAGGTGTCGGCGGTGGTCGCGCTGCGCCGCGACGCGGTTGTGGCGCCCGACAGCGACAGCCGCGCAGAGCCGTGGGGGGCGCTGTCGGAAAGCGGCGCCCCGATCGAGGGCGGCAGCTTCGACCTCGCCATCGCCGATGCGCAGGACCGCTTCAACATCAACGCGCTGATGCAGCCCGATCCGGTCGCCGCCGGCATCCTCGGCCGCATCGCCGGCGCGGTCGGGATGAGCGAGGAGCAGGCGGCCAAGGCGACCGCCGCGATCCGCGCGGCGGGGCCGGTCAGCGACCTGAGACCGCTCGGCGCGCTCGGCCTGCCGCCGGGTCAGCTCGCGCGGTTGTCCGGCCTCGTCACGGCGCTGCCCTATGACAGCAGGATCAATCTCAACGCCGCGAGCGAGGACATGCTGGCTGTGCTGACCGGCGATGCGATGGCCGCGCGCCGCATCGTCGCCACCCGCGAGCGGCAGGGCTTTGTCACGGCCGCCGATCTGGCGACGCTGAACGTCTCGATGCCGCAGGGGGCGGGGCTGACCTCGAATCTGTTCTGGGTACGCAGCCGGGTGCGGATCGGCGACACCAGCCAGCAGCTCACCAGCCTGATCGCCCGCAAGGACACACCCGATGGCGGCGGCAAGCAGGCTGTGGTGGTCGGCCGCTGGGTGGGCGCCTCGGCGCCGGTGCAGGCGCCGAGGCTGCCGTGA